In Nocardioides sp. W7, the genomic stretch ACAAGCACACCGTTGTCTACGCCCCGAGCCAGATCGGCAAGTCCACCTCGATCATCGCGCCCTGGATCCATGCCGCGATGGGTCAGGGCTACTTCGTGGTGGCCCTGGATCTCAAGGGCAACGGCGACCTGCTCGACATGGTGCAGACCTACGCACGCGCAGCGGGCGACCTGCCCGACGTGGCCCTCACCAACTTCGACTACACCGACGCCCAGCGCTCGGCCACCTGGAACTGGATCAGCGATCTCAACGGCGAGGACGGCGCGATCACGACGGCGGCGACCGCGATCATCGGTGATGACCGTGAGGTCGACCCGAACCGCGAGTTCCGGCTGCGCGATCTCAAATGGCTCCAGGGTCTGCTGGAGTACGCCAGCACCAGCGATCACCCGTGGACCGTCGCTTCCCTCCTGCGCTTGCTCCATGATCAACCGCGGCTGGCGCAGTACGTCGGGAACGACGCACCGCAGCGGGCGCAAACCCGCCTACGCGACCTGATCAGCCTGTCCCCCGACGACTACCACACCCGGGTCCAGTTCCTCGTGACGTACCTCGAGGCGCTCAATACCCACGACTTCAACCGGGTCACCGGCCGGCGCGGGATCGACCTGAGCCGGGTGAGCGACGAGCCCGGGCTTCTCGTCGTGACCGCTCCCCTCGCGCACGGACGCTCGTCC encodes the following:
- a CDS encoding TraM recognition domain-containing protein, which gives rise to MSRSFPAEGEIGITPRTANKHTVVYAPSQIGKSTSIIAPWIHAAMGQGYFVVALDLKGNGDLLDMVQTYARAAGDLPDVALTNFDYTDAQRSATWNWISDLNGEDGAITTAATAIIGDDREVDPNREFRLRDLKWLQGLLEYASTSDHPWTVASLLRLLHDQPRLAQYVGNDAPQRAQTRLRDLISLSPDDYHTRVQFLVTYLEALNTHDFNRVTGRRGIDLSRVSDEPGLLVVTAPLAHGRSSTAVSGLFLSQFIRQQMLQFNRSSRPVLLVLDEAPRLADRLNLAQLLTTSASSGMSILLALQEVTDFDEQQRETILANCGTHILMAGAGPETTDYFGRRLGNRTVARQTQSMNHSRQSGATFQTGVQNSDVPVLGRTEMANPPGSAYAGIVHCRDLSAKPILVDLVRADLS